Proteins from one Larimichthys crocea isolate SSNF chromosome XX, L_crocea_2.0, whole genome shotgun sequence genomic window:
- the LOC104926721 gene encoding fibroblast growth factor 6, producing MAIAQRCLYSMSSGARTHWTLPAVIVLWTSLWGIASSYPIPSRTNATLLEKKWETLFSRSYLGINGGKSELNWESDYLQGIKRVRRLYCNVGIGFHLQVLPDGRISGAHNENQYSLIEISTVDRGVISLFGVRSELFVAMNSRGRLYGTRVFVDECKFKETLLPNNYNAYESFVYKGFYIALSKHGRVKRGNKATTAMTVTHFLPRL from the exons ATGGCCATTGCGCAAAGGTGCCTCTACAGTATGTCCAGCGGGGCCAGGACGCACTGGACGCTGCCAGCAGTTATTGTACTGTGGACTTCTCTCTGGGGGATCGCCTCATCTTATCCGATTCCGAGCAGGACTAATGCGACTTTATTGGAAAAGAAGTGGGAGACCCTCTTCTCCCGCTCCTATCTGGGTATAAACGGGGGGAAATCGGAGCTGAACTGGGAGAGTGACTATTTGCAGGGCATCAAAAGAGTGCGACGACTGTACTGCAACGTGGGCATTGGGTTTCACCTGCAGGTGCTCCCGGATGGCAGGATAAGCGGTGCACACAATGAGAACCAATACA GTCTAATAGAGATCTCCACCGTGGACCGAGGAGTGATCAGCTTGTTCGGAGTGAGGAGTGAGCTGTTTGTCGCAATGAACAGCAGGGGAAGGTTATACGGAACG AGAGTCTTCGTGGATGAGTGCAAGTTCAAGGAGACTTTGCTGCCCAACAACTACAACGCCTATGAGTCTTTTGTTTACAAGGGCTTCTATATCGCCCTCAGCAAGCATGGCCGCGTAAAGAGAGGCAACAAGGCCACCACCGCCATGACTGTCACACATTTCCTCCCGCGGCTATGA
- the fgf23 gene encoding fibroblast growth factor 23: MDVNNRRFGMRDTVLALLLAVLQGGFHLGETAPNPSPLVGSNWGNPRRYIHLQTSTDLNNFYLEIRLDGTVRKTTVRSSYSVILLKAETRERIAILGVKSNRYLCMDLEGNPFSSPICLRDDCLFNHRLLENNRDVYYSSRTGILFNLEGSRQVFSAGQNLPQTSLFMPKKNTVPLERLLLHREKRNQVVDPSDPHNVYMGQTEEGSDSRAVQEDDAELEVEVEVEVGDDGLNVSRETPLAPSSHDPWNVHSSNLASPRSTGTMG, encoded by the exons ATGGACGTCAACAACAGAAGATTTGGGATGAGGGACACTGTGCTGGCGCTCTTACTCGCTGTCCTCCAGGGAGGATTTCATCTCGGGGAAACGGCCCCGAACCCGTCGCCTCTGGTTGGATCCAACTGGGGGAACCCGAGGAGATACATTCACCTGCAGACATCCACAGACCTCAACAACTTCTACTTGGAGATCAGATTAGATGGCACTGTGCGCAAAACTACAGTCAGGAGTTCATATA GTGTGATTTTACTGAAAGCTGAAACAAGGGAACGCATCGCCATCCTCGGCGTCAAAAGTAACCGTTACCTGTGTATGGATTTGGAGGGCAACCCGTTCAGCTCT CCCATCTGCCTCCGGGACGATTGCCTGTTCAACCACAGACTTCTGGAAAACAACCGGGACGTGTATTACTCCAGCCGGACCGGCATCCTGTTCAACCTGGAAGGCTCCCGGCAGGTGTTCTCAGCGGGCCAGAACCTGCCGCAGACTTCCCTCTTCATGCCCAAGAAGAACACGGTCCCGCTGGAGCGCCTCCTGctgcacagagagaagaggaaccAGGTGGTGGATCCATCCGACCCGCACAATGTCTACATGGGACAAACAGAGGAGGGCTCGGACTCTCGGGCCGTGCAGGAGGACGACGCCGAACTGGAGGTGGAGGTCGAGGTAGAGGTTGGAGACGATGGGCTCAACGTGTCCCGGGAGACTCCACTGGCTCCGTCCAGCCACGACCCCTGGAACGTGCACTCATCCAACCTGGCCAGCCCCCGGAGCACCGGGACCATGGGCTGA